A single genomic interval of Zingiber officinale cultivar Zhangliang chromosome 4A, Zo_v1.1, whole genome shotgun sequence harbors:
- the LOC121970534 gene encoding protein-lysine methyltransferase METTL21D-like codes for MRFTDSPVVELPVGGAVLTFQQDNGSMHVGTSVWPCSLVLVKFVDRWLPRPSVAPDPNPYADLLRFPGKRAVELGAGCGPAGLGLFLLGLDVVLTDIAPVMPALRRNLKRNRSALPRAPKHAQLYWNNSEQIRALRPPFDLVIAADVVYMEDSAAQLVSAMEALVADDGAILFGYQLRSPEAHQVFWELCHRTFPVIEKVPHEDLHPDYAYEETDVYIFRKRK; via the coding sequence ATGCGGTTCACCGATTCGCCGGTCGTGGAGCTCCCTGTCGGGGGCGCTGTCCTCACCTTCCAGCAGGACAACGGATCTATGCACGTAGGCACCTCCGTCTGGCCATGCTCCCTCGTCCTCGTCAAGTTCGTCGACCGCTGGCTCCCACGCCCCTCCGTCGCCCCCGATCCCAACCCATACGCGGACCTCCTCCGCTTCCCAGGAAAGCGCGCTGTCGAGCTCGGAGCAGGATGCGGCCCCGCCGGCCTTGGCCTGTTCCTTCTCGGCCTCGACGTCGTCCTCACCGACATCGCACCCGTCATGCCTGCCCTCCGTCGTAACCTCAAGCGCAACCGTTCCGCTCTCCCGCGGGCTCCTAAGCACGCCCAACTCTATTGGAACAACTCGGAACAGATCAGAGCCCTCCGTCCACCCTTTGACCTTGTGATCGCTGCCGACGTTGTGTACATGGAAGACTCTGCCGCTCAGCTAGTCTCCGCCATGGAGGCGCTCGTCGCGGATGATGGAGCCATTTTGTTTGGGTACCAACTGAGGTCACCGGAGGCGCACCAGGTTTTCTGGGAATTGTGTCACCGGACCTTCCCGGTGATTGAAAAAGTACCACATGAGGATCTTCATCCAGATTACGCCTACGAGGAGACGGATGTCTACATATttagaaagaggaagtga
- the LOC121973546 gene encoding uncharacterized protein LOC121973546: MLLDRNTIDLLLVPAGLAVMFGYHLFLLYRIIRLPDTTVIGLENHNKRAWVERLMQRSPEETGVALQVISSSITASSNLASLSIALSSLIGTWIGGSSSSKALMTQVIYGDTSQTTSTVKYVSLLVCFLAAFTCFIHSAGYLVQASFMMSTLESDIPVYYVQDAVIKGGNFWSLGLRALYVSTTLLLWIFGPIPMFACSVFMAVMLHFLDTNSKPLHQFGHYERIKATGYKGKGLVEMKTMRRMIGAVKDDNSVPVLTQLS; encoded by the exons ATGCTGCTGGATAGAAACACCATAGATTTGTTGTTAGTCCCGGCTGGTTTGGCCGTAATGTTCGGCTACCATCTCTTCCTTCTCTACAGAATCATCAGACTACCAGATACCACTGTCATTGGATTGGAGAACCACAACAAGCGTGCGTGGGTCGAAAGATTGATGCAG AGGAGTCCGGAGGAAACAGGGGTAGCTCTGCAGGTGATATCGAGCAGCATTACGGCGTCCAGCAACCTAGCGTCCCTCTCCATCGCCCTCAGCTCCCTCATCGGCACATGGATCGGCGGCAGCAGCAGCTCCAAGGCGCTGATGACCCAAGTGATCTACGGCGACACCAGCCAAACGACGTCCACCGTCAAGTACGTCTCCCTGCTCGTCTGCTTTCTGGCGGCCTTCACCTGCTTCATCCACTCAGCGGGGTACTTGGTGCAGGCCAGCTTCATGATGAGCACGCTGGAGTCGGATATCCCGGTGTACTACGTGCAGGACGCGGTGATAAAGGGCGGCAACTTCTGGTCGCTCGGGCTGCGGGCGCTGTACGTCTCCACCACGCTGTTGCTGTGGATCTTTGGGCCGATTCCCATGTTTGCGTGCTCGGTCTTCATGGCGGTGATGCTGCACTTTCTGGATACGAATTCCAAGCCGCTGCATCAGTTCGGGCACTACGAGAGGATTAAGGCAACAGGATACAAAGGGAAAGGGCTGGTGGAGATGAAGACGATGAGGCGTATGATTGGAGCTGTCAAGGATGATAACTCTGTTCCCGTCTTAACGCAACTAAGTTGA